A stretch of Endozoicomonas sp. SCSIO W0465 DNA encodes these proteins:
- a CDS encoding IS66 family transposase: MIPELPATMSAEILLKENAELRMRVACLEERCRELEEKVGKNSQNSSKPPSSDGYQKPCKNSNSPDHSDDLSADKGTDPSDEKPNPKSLRQSSGNKAGGKKGHQGTCLKQVDIPDYIEYLPVKECNKCQASLLDSEPVKYIERQVFEPGRPGEFEVTAHRAEVKICTCGCRNQAEFPEGVTAAAQYGSATQAMAVYLNQYHFLPFKRVSEYFNTLYKMSVSAGTVANFVARTYENLASTEEVIRDALRESSVAGADETGMRAEGSLHWLHVMRDEQWTLYYLSEKRGREAMDTMGILLTFAGVLVHDHWKSYFAYAATHVLCNAHHLRELLGVVDRDSNQLALRLMKLLRLSWHYCKGFKTIGMLQMPSVVCERIEKIYDRLLQRALMKEVVYMEKQREELKRKKVKNTKAYNLFKRLTEFKAETLRFMSDFTIPFDNNGSERDVRMAKLKQKISGCFRSADGGSMFARIRSYLSSARKQGMDIYQSLHRAVRNYCNMPLLSAE; encoded by the coding sequence ATGATTCCAGAACTACCCGCAACTATGTCGGCTGAGATTCTCTTGAAAGAGAATGCAGAGCTGCGGATGAGAGTTGCCTGTCTGGAAGAGCGATGTCGAGAATTGGAAGAAAAGGTTGGCAAGAACAGTCAAAACAGCAGCAAGCCGCCATCGTCTGATGGTTATCAAAAACCTTGTAAAAACAGTAATTCTCCAGATCATTCTGACGACCTTTCCGCAGATAAAGGTACCGATCCATCGGATGAAAAACCCAATCCTAAAAGTCTGAGACAGTCTTCTGGTAATAAAGCCGGTGGAAAGAAAGGGCATCAGGGCACTTGTCTTAAACAGGTCGATATCCCTGACTATATTGAGTACCTTCCGGTTAAAGAATGCAATAAATGTCAGGCGTCTCTTCTTGATAGTGAGCCGGTCAAATATATTGAACGACAGGTGTTTGAACCAGGGAGACCGGGTGAATTTGAAGTAACGGCCCATAGAGCTGAAGTAAAAATCTGCACTTGTGGTTGTCGGAATCAGGCTGAATTCCCGGAAGGTGTTACCGCTGCCGCACAATATGGCTCAGCCACACAGGCTATGGCCGTCTATCTTAACCAATACCATTTCCTGCCTTTTAAGCGCGTGTCAGAGTATTTTAATACTCTCTATAAAATGAGTGTAAGTGCAGGCACTGTCGCCAATTTTGTGGCCAGAACCTATGAAAATCTGGCTTCTACTGAAGAGGTTATTCGTGACGCCTTGCGGGAATCGTCTGTTGCCGGAGCCGATGAAACGGGTATGCGGGCCGAGGGCTCTTTGCACTGGCTACACGTTATGCGGGATGAACAATGGACGCTCTACTACTTGTCTGAAAAGCGAGGTCGTGAGGCCATGGACACGATGGGCATACTGCTAACATTTGCAGGCGTTCTGGTTCATGATCATTGGAAATCCTATTTTGCATATGCGGCAACTCACGTACTTTGCAATGCCCATCACCTGAGGGAGCTTTTGGGTGTTGTTGATAGGGACAGCAATCAACTGGCGTTGCGATTGATGAAGCTACTGAGGCTTTCCTGGCATTACTGCAAGGGCTTTAAGACCATAGGTATGCTACAGATGCCAAGTGTTGTCTGTGAACGAATCGAGAAGATTTATGACCGGTTGCTTCAGCGGGCTCTAATGAAAGAAGTCGTCTATATGGAGAAGCAACGAGAGGAGCTTAAGCGCAAGAAAGTCAAGAATACTAAAGCTTACAATCTCTTCAAACGACTCACTGAGTTCAAGGCTGAGACACTGCGCTTCATGTCAGATTTTACCATTCCCTTCGATAACAATGGCAGTGAGCGGGATGTTCGAATGGCCAAGTTAAAGCAGAAAATCTCAGGCTGCTTCAGGAGTGCAGACGGTGGTTCTATGTTTGCACGGATTCGCAGCTATTTGTCGTCTGCCAGAAAACAGGGAATGGACATATATCAATCACTTCATAGAGCTGTTCGGAATTACTGTAATATGCCTTTGCTCAGTGCTGAATAG